A single genomic interval of Parvularcula marina harbors:
- a CDS encoding O-antigen ligase family protein, translating to MAKTQRLFRSIKPYLVWGMPLILAFFVVAGGASAPGLSVHLLLKAVGLIILLASLWTGGSFGIPGAARPFLALAGAWICLVGLQLVPLPGGMRQFLPGGHDIARGFSILGEKTPSLPISLTPGQTLAGLFMVIPPLAIFLLSLRMSWRGLTDKLPLAISGLGILTIALGILQLAEGPQSSAYFYSITNSGSPVGVFSNINHQGMFLLMTLPFVGAVLGRARSTWNSGDRDVGPLFLLGTLGVVIVVGVVLVGSLASYALLLPTLLLTLTLIIGRRRFAGLRWRITVPAVFLLGFIGTLLGAQPLLDAFGLSTGLGEADSGLSRATIWANSTHLLGDYWLVGTGLGAFPEVFPIYDRTTEITEVYANHVHNDYLEWLIEFGIMGGALLVIFFLFAARETVRVWRLQGGHEVRIKRAASIAFWLPFMHSFVDYPLRTPAIACFAAVCLAIMIMPANREVRVRKEMKSGTKPERMSRQVEI from the coding sequence ATGGCAAAAACACAGCGTCTTTTCCGCTCCATCAAGCCGTATCTCGTCTGGGGAATGCCGCTGATCCTTGCCTTTTTCGTTGTGGCAGGCGGGGCGAGTGCGCCGGGGCTTTCCGTACACCTGCTACTGAAGGCTGTTGGGCTCATCATCCTGCTGGCGAGCCTCTGGACGGGGGGCAGTTTTGGTATTCCGGGTGCTGCTCGGCCGTTTCTTGCGCTTGCGGGGGCATGGATCTGCCTTGTCGGCCTCCAGCTTGTGCCGCTGCCGGGCGGCATGCGGCAATTCCTGCCGGGCGGGCATGATATTGCCCGGGGCTTTTCAATCCTTGGGGAGAAAACCCCGTCTTTGCCGATCAGCCTGACGCCGGGGCAGACACTCGCCGGTCTCTTCATGGTGATCCCGCCGCTTGCCATCTTCCTCCTCTCTTTGCGCATGTCATGGCGTGGACTGACCGATAAATTACCACTGGCTATCAGTGGTCTTGGGATCCTGACGATAGCACTCGGCATTCTTCAGCTCGCGGAGGGCCCGCAGAGTTCGGCCTATTTCTATTCGATCACCAATTCAGGCTCGCCGGTCGGGGTTTTCTCCAACATCAATCATCAGGGTATGTTCCTTCTGATGACGCTGCCCTTTGTCGGTGCAGTGCTGGGGCGCGCGCGGTCAACCTGGAATTCGGGCGACCGTGATGTCGGACCTCTATTCCTTCTCGGCACGCTCGGCGTTGTCATCGTTGTCGGAGTGGTGCTGGTTGGCTCGCTGGCAAGCTATGCGCTTTTATTACCGACACTATTGCTGACCCTGACGCTGATCATCGGGCGCCGGCGTTTTGCGGGCCTGCGCTGGCGGATTACGGTGCCGGCAGTCTTCCTTCTCGGCTTCATCGGAACGCTTTTGGGGGCCCAGCCGCTGCTTGATGCCTTCGGGCTCAGCACTGGCTTGGGAGAGGCCGATAGCGGCCTGTCGCGCGCGACGATCTGGGCCAATTCAACCCATCTTCTGGGGGATTACTGGCTCGTTGGCACGGGGCTTGGCGCCTTCCCTGAGGTGTTCCCGATCTATGACCGGACGACGGAAATCACGGAAGTCTACGCCAATCATGTGCATAATGATTATCTGGAATGGCTGATCGAGTTCGGCATCATGGGCGGGGCGCTGCTTGTGATCTTCTTCCTTTTTGCTGCGCGCGAGACAGTGCGGGTCTGGCGCCTTCAGGGCGGGCATGAGGTCCGGATCAAGCGGGCCGCGTCGATTGCCTTCTGGCTACCCTTCATGCACAGTTTCGTTGATTACCCTTTACGCACGCCGGCCATTGCCTGCTTTGCGGCGGTGTGTCTTGCGATCATGATCATGCCGGCAAACCGCGAAGTGCGGGTACGGAAGGAAATGAAATCAGGCACCAAGCCTGAGCGGATGTCCCGGCAGGTCGAGATCTGA